A region of Anolis sagrei isolate rAnoSag1 chromosome 2, rAnoSag1.mat, whole genome shotgun sequence DNA encodes the following proteins:
- the COX14 gene encoding cytochrome c oxidase assembly protein COX14, which translates to MVSSKQLADFGYKTFSGSMMLLTLYGGYLCSLRAYRYFQNKSAMKQLEQQEIVSAVKD; encoded by the coding sequence ATGGTTTCTTCAAAGCAGCTGGCTGACTTTGGCTATAAGACCTTCTCAGGCTCCATGATGCTCCTTACGCTGTATGGTGGCTACCTCTGTAGCCTCAGAGCATATCGATATTTCCAAAACAAGAGTGCCATGAAGCAGCTTGAGCAGCAGGAGATAGTATCTGCAGTTAAAGACTGA